One Methanocaldococcus villosus KIN24-T80 genomic window carries:
- a CDS encoding CBS domain-containing protein encodes MELTVVQKEILQELINLYKEKNRPIKGTEIALRLNRNPGTIRNQMQALRALDLVDGVPGPRGGYVPTSKAYRVLGVEEEGKIIVPIYKNGERIKNVKVIKIEFDTVSHEKCCSSKIYIEGDTKLFNIGDYIKVGPTYHNKIIIYGKIIGRDDIHRILLIDVMRVLSIPKINVGDIGIKEVFCLSPNLTLKEAAKFFIEKNISGAPVVDNGKLVGILSLYDIAKHIDNTNKKVEEAMSKSVITISKDEHIYKALEIMNKNNIGRLIITENDKIIGIITRTDILKIISGQI; translated from the coding sequence ATGGAATTAACTGTTGTTCAAAAAGAGATATTGCAAGAATTAATAAATCTTTATAAAGAAAAAAATCGGCCTATAAAAGGAACAGAAATAGCCTTGAGGTTAAATAGAAATCCTGGAACTATAAGAAATCAAATGCAAGCCCTGAGAGCTTTAGATTTAGTTGATGGAGTACCTGGACCAAGAGGAGGGTATGTCCCTACAAGTAAAGCTTATAGAGTTTTAGGTGTAGAAGAGGAAGGAAAAATAATTGTTCCTATATATAAAAATGGAGAAAGAATTAAGAATGTTAAAGTTATCAAAATAGAGTTTGACACTGTTTCACATGAAAAGTGCTGTTCTTCAAAAATTTATATTGAAGGAGATACAAAATTATTTAATATTGGAGATTATATAAAAGTTGGCCCTACATATCATAATAAAATTATAATATATGGAAAAATTATTGGAAGAGATGATATACACAGAATTTTGTTAATAGATGTCATGAGAGTTTTAAGTATTCCAAAAATAAATGTAGGAGATATAGGAATAAAAGAAGTTTTTTGCTTATCTCCAAATCTCACTTTAAAAGAAGCTGCAAAATTTTTTATAGAAAAAAATATAAGTGGAGCTCCTGTTGTTGATAATGGGAAATTAGTAGGGATATTGAGTTTGTATGATATAGCAAAACATATTGATAATACAAATAAAAAAGTAGAGGAAGCTATGAGTAAGAGTGTTATAACAATAAGTAAGGATGAGCATATATATAAAGCTTTGGAGATTATGAATAAGAATAATATAGGAAGATTAATCATAACTGAGAATGATAAAATAATTGGAATAATAACTAGGACTGATATATTAAAAATAATTAGTGGGCAAATATGA
- a CDS encoding Coenzyme F420 hydrogenase/dehydrogenase, beta subunit C-terminal domain has product MKSYKDLKAEVWDKNRCSGCGACVAVCPVNNLYFKEESPVKFICDECSCMIVPAKTEEHPLSAEFCKTVNYDVPCGACYDACPRIRELAINDPLGKYLKILKAKASTEIKYAQNGGVVTAILANAFEEELIDGAIVMKEDRWTLEPQSFLAMSKEDVLKSAGSKYLRKGNVLQAFKKAVMEEKLKKLAIVGTPCVISAICNILSSDNDLLGPFRRAIRLKISLFCFEIFDYNKMIDLLEKEGINPWDIKKMDILTGKLRITFVSGEYKDYNLKELEFAVREGCKCCGDFTGVCSDISVGNIGSGEGYSTVIIRNNWGEGFFLRAAHNGYLSYDDKVNVEEIVKLARLKMKRIKK; this is encoded by the coding sequence ATGAAGAGTTATAAAGATTTAAAAGCTGAAGTTTGGGATAAAAATAGATGTTCTGGATGTGGTGCCTGTGTTGCAGTGTGTCCAGTAAATAATTTATATTTTAAAGAAGAAAGCCCTGTTAAATTTATTTGTGATGAATGTTCTTGTATGATAGTCCCTGCAAAAACAGAAGAACATCCTTTATCAGCAGAGTTTTGTAAAACTGTTAATTATGATGTGCCATGTGGTGCCTGTTATGACGCATGTCCAAGAATTAGAGAATTAGCCATAAATGATCCTTTAGGGAAATATCTAAAAATTCTAAAAGCTAAGGCATCAACAGAAATAAAATATGCTCAAAATGGGGGAGTAGTTACTGCTATTCTTGCTAATGCTTTTGAAGAAGAGTTGATAGATGGAGCTATAGTGATGAAAGAAGATAGATGGACTTTAGAACCACAATCTTTTTTAGCTATGAGTAAAGAAGATGTGTTAAAATCTGCAGGAAGTAAATATTTAAGAAAAGGAAATGTTTTACAAGCTTTTAAAAAAGCTGTTATGGAAGAGAAATTAAAAAAATTAGCTATAGTAGGAACACCATGTGTTATATCTGCAATATGTAATATATTATCTTCTGATAATGATTTATTAGGACCATTTAGAAGAGCTATAAGGCTTAAAATTTCATTATTCTGTTTTGAAATATTTGATTATAATAAAATGATAGATCTATTAGAAAAAGAAGGTATTAACCCATGGGACATTAAAAAAATGGATATTCTTACTGGAAAGTTAAGGATAACCTTTGTTAGTGGAGAATATAAAGATTATAATCTAAAAGAACTTGAGTTTGCAGTTAGAGAAGGATGTAAGTGTTGTGGAGATTTTACAGGAGTTTGTTCAGATATATCTGTAGGTAACATAGGTAGTGGAGAAGGTTATTCAACAGTTATAATTAGAAATAATTGGGGAGAAGGATTTTTTTTAAGAGCTGCTCATAATGGTTATTTAAGTTATGATGATAAAGTGAATGTTGAAGAGATAGTTAAATTAGCAAGATTAAAAATGAAGAGAATTAAAAAATAA
- a CDS encoding GltB/FmdC/FwdC-like GXGXG domain-containing protein, whose translation MEIEIDAKGMHYRELNEKIRKIIKENPDIKKIILKNVLGQRFIGNSLRKKDLTIEIYGTPGGDLGMFMSGPTIIVHGNCEFAPGNTMDDGLIVIHGDSGDVTAHSMRGGKVFVKGDVGYRSGIHMKAYKDKVPILVIGGRAKDFLGEYMAGGKIIVLNIDKEGNDLGKVKGRMIGTGIHGGAIYIRGDVEKDQLGVAADIKEFTEEDLKEIEPYIEEFCKHFNFSEDVKEMLINSKWTKIAPISKRPFGKLYTPDLM comes from the coding sequence ATGGAGATTGAAATTGATGCTAAAGGAATGCATTATAGGGAGTTAAATGAAAAAATAAGAAAGATAATAAAAGAGAATCCCGATATTAAAAAGATCATTCTAAAAAATGTTTTAGGACAGAGATTTATAGGAAATTCTCTAAGAAAAAAAGATTTAACTATTGAAATATATGGAACTCCTGGTGGAGATTTAGGTATGTTTATGAGTGGGCCTACAATTATTGTTCATGGAAACTGTGAATTTGCTCCAGGAAATACTATGGATGATGGTTTAATAGTAATACATGGAGATAGTGGAGATGTTACTGCCCATTCAATGAGAGGAGGGAAAGTATTTGTTAAAGGAGATGTGGGATATAGAAGTGGAATACACATGAAGGCATATAAAGATAAAGTTCCCATTCTTGTTATTGGGGGTAGAGCTAAAGATTTTTTAGGAGAATATATGGCTGGAGGAAAGATTATAGTTTTGAATATTGATAAGGAAGGTAATGATTTAGGAAAGGTAAAGGGAAGGATGATAGGAACAGGAATTCATGGGGGAGCTATATATATAAGAGGAGATGTTGAAAAAGATCAGTTAGGTGTAGCAGCAGATATAAAAGAATTTACTGAAGAAGATCTAAAAGAAATAGAACCATACATAGAAGAATTTTGTAAACACTTCAATTTTTCTGAAGATGTGAAAGAGATGCTTATAAATTCAAAATGGACAAAAATTGCTCCAATATCAAAAAGACCTTTTGGAAAATTATACACTCCTGATTTAATGTAA
- a CDS encoding glutamate synthase-related protein: protein MIPSYVPPRYKVEVDHNRCMLCERCTIECSWGVFRREGDRIITYSNRCGACHRCITMCPRDAIRITKATEWRNHPVWDIEARTDIYNQAKTGCILLSGMGNALEHPRYFDHLVLDACQVTNPSIDPLREPMELRTYIGKKPKQLEFEFDEKIKKVKLKTKIAPNLKLDTPIMIAHMSYGALSLNAHLAFAKAVKECGTYMGSGEGGLPKELYPYADHVIVQVASGRFGVNPDYLERGAAIEIKIGQGAKPGIGGHLPGEKVTENISKTRMIPEGTDAISPAPHHDIYSIEDLAQLVRSLKEATEWKKPVFVKIAAVHNAPAIAVGIATSDADAVVIDGYRGGTGAAPKVFRDHVGIPLEMAIAKVDERLREEGLRNEISIIASGGIRNSADVFKAIALGADAVYIGTAAMVALGCRVCGRCYTGLCAWGIATQRPELVKRLDPEVGARRVANLIKAWTHELKELLGANGINSIESLRGNRDRLRGVGLNEVELRVLGVKPAGE, encoded by the coding sequence ATGATTCCTTCATATGTACCACCTAGATATAAGGTAGAAGTTGATCATAATAGATGTATGTTGTGTGAGAGATGTACCATAGAATGCTCATGGGGAGTTTTTAGAAGGGAAGGAGATAGGATAATTACATATTCTAATAGATGTGGAGCTTGCCATAGATGCATTACTATGTGTCCAAGAGATGCAATTAGGATAACAAAAGCTACAGAGTGGAGAAATCATCCAGTTTGGGATATTGAGGCAAGGACTGATATTTATAATCAAGCTAAAACTGGATGTATATTACTCAGTGGGATGGGTAATGCATTAGAACATCCAAGATACTTTGATCATCTAGTTTTAGATGCCTGTCAAGTTACAAATCCTTCCATAGATCCTTTAAGAGAACCTATGGAATTAAGAACATATATTGGAAAAAAACCAAAACAGTTAGAGTTTGAATTTGATGAAAAGATAAAGAAAGTTAAATTAAAAACAAAAATTGCCCCTAATCTTAAATTAGATACTCCAATAATGATTGCTCACATGTCTTATGGAGCTTTATCTTTAAATGCCCATTTAGCCTTTGCTAAAGCTGTTAAAGAATGTGGAACATACATGGGTTCTGGAGAAGGAGGACTCCCAAAAGAACTTTACCCATATGCTGATCATGTTATTGTCCAAGTAGCTAGTGGAAGATTTGGAGTTAACCCAGATTATCTTGAAAGAGGAGCAGCTATAGAAATAAAAATTGGTCAAGGAGCTAAGCCTGGGATTGGTGGACATCTGCCAGGGGAAAAGGTTACAGAAAATATATCAAAAACAAGGATGATTCCTGAAGGAACTGATGCTATTTCTCCTGCACCACACCATGATATCTACTCCATAGAAGATTTAGCTCAACTAGTTAGATCACTAAAAGAGGCTACTGAATGGAAAAAACCTGTTTTTGTTAAAATAGCTGCTGTTCATAATGCCCCTGCCATAGCTGTTGGAATTGCTACAAGTGATGCGGATGCAGTTGTTATAGATGGCTATAGAGGAGGGACAGGAGCGGCTCCAAAAGTATTTAGAGATCATGTTGGAATTCCTCTGGAGATGGCAATTGCTAAGGTTGATGAAAGATTGAGAGAAGAGGGTTTAAGAAATGAGATAAGTATAATAGCTAGTGGAGGAATAAGAAACTCTGCAGATGTTTTTAAAGCTATAGCTTTGGGAGCAGATGCTGTCTATATAGGAACTGCTGCTATGGTTGCTCTTGGTTGTAGAGTTTGTGGAAGGTGTTACACAGGTCTTTGTGCATGGGGTATAGCTACACAAAGACCAGAGCTTGTTAAAAGACTAGATCCTGAGGTAGGGGCTAGGAGAGTAGCTAATTTAATAAAAGCATGGACACATGAATTAAAAGAGCTATTAGGGGCTAATGGAATTAATTCAATTGAAAGTTTAAGAGGAAATAGAGATAGATTGAGAGGAGTTGGATTAAATGAAGTGGAGCTTAGAGTACTAGGAGTAAAACCTGCTGGTGAATAA
- a CDS encoding class II glutamine amidotransferase: protein MCGIIGFMSRKKRMINGEKIALALNSLRERGNGRGSGYVGYGIYPNKYKDCYALHVLIDNTPKFEKIKIAVENVLNECGTIVKDEEIPTEDGVIEKVHIPWRYFYEVDEKYQHMEEDIIVNIVMEINDKIDGAYVISSGKDLGVFKAVGWPDEVAEFYKIDKYDGYLWLAHARYPTNTKAWWGGAHPFNLLNWSVVHNGEITSYGTNRRFVEMYGYKCRLLTDTEVVTYILDLLLRKHKIPVEYGLFALAPKFWNEIDKLPEEEREVYKAIRMTYGGALLNGPFAIAVGTPEGLFFMNGEIEKSTTMIGLTDRIKLRPLVAAEKDDIVFVSSEESAIRRICPDLDRVWMPDAGEPIIVRPYK, encoded by the coding sequence ATGTGTGGAATTATCGGTTTTATGAGTAGAAAAAAAAGAATGATTAATGGAGAAAAGATAGCATTAGCATTAAACAGTTTAAGAGAAAGAGGGAATGGTAGAGGTTCAGGATATGTTGGGTATGGTATTTACCCTAATAAGTATAAAGATTGCTATGCCTTACATGTATTAATTGACAACACTCCAAAATTTGAAAAAATAAAGATAGCTGTTGAAAATGTCTTAAATGAATGTGGTACAATTGTTAAAGATGAAGAAATCCCTACAGAAGATGGGGTTATAGAGAAAGTTCATATTCCTTGGAGATATTTCTATGAAGTAGATGAGAAATATCAACATATGGAAGAAGATATTATTGTAAATATAGTTATGGAGATAAATGATAAAATTGATGGAGCTTATGTTATTTCCAGTGGGAAAGATCTTGGAGTATTTAAAGCTGTAGGATGGCCAGATGAAGTAGCAGAGTTTTATAAAATTGATAAATATGATGGTTATCTATGGTTAGCCCATGCAAGATATCCAACAAACACAAAAGCATGGTGGGGAGGAGCTCATCCATTTAACCTATTAAATTGGAGTGTAGTTCATAATGGAGAGATAACTAGCTATGGAACAAATAGAAGATTTGTTGAAATGTATGGCTATAAATGTAGATTACTAACAGATACAGAAGTTGTTACATATATTCTGGATCTTTTATTAAGAAAACACAAAATTCCTGTAGAATATGGTTTGTTTGCATTAGCTCCAAAGTTTTGGAATGAAATTGATAAGCTTCCAGAAGAGGAAAGGGAGGTTTATAAAGCTATAAGAATGACATATGGTGGAGCATTGTTAAATGGGCCATTTGCAATAGCTGTTGGAACTCCTGAAGGTCTATTTTTTATGAATGGAGAGATAGAGAAAAGCACTACTATGATTGGTTTAACAGATAGAATTAAATTAAGACCTTTAGTAGCTGCTGAAAAGGATGACATTGTATTTGTTTCATCAGAAGAATCTGCTATTAGAAGAATTTGCCCAGATTTAGATAGAGTGTGGATGCCTGATGCAGGAGAGCCAATAATTGTAAGACCATATAAGTAG
- the argJ gene encoding bifunctional ornithine acetyltransferase/N-acetylglutamate synthase: MEVIKELPKGFKANGYKDGYGFSIIISEKKAIASGVFTRNKVKAYPVIYSKDLLEKKKEFKAIIANSGNAICLIKDGFETVNRIIEKASELFNLNKEDILIASTGVIGRKLDFGMLEERMIKVKELLENGNSIVNAAKGIMTTDKFPKYVAVKIGDVRVCGIAKGAGMINPNMATMLCFILTDIKIDKEDLDKLLKDIVDKTFNNISVDGDTSTNDTVFILANGESGVDYKNCKEDFYKALLFVCRELAKMIVKDGEGATKFLELTIKNAKSREDAKKAGKAIINSLLVKTALFGGDPNWGRIIAALGYSGAEFKDVDLILSNGNEEIYLMRNGIGEDSGDILKKAENIMKGKEIKIIVDLKVGDVDETFYGCDLSYEYVKINAEYTT, translated from the coding sequence ATGGAAGTTATTAAAGAACTACCAAAAGGGTTTAAAGCTAATGGGTATAAAGATGGATATGGTTTCTCTATAATTATATCAGAGAAAAAAGCTATAGCTTCAGGAGTTTTTACAAGAAATAAAGTAAAAGCCTACCCAGTTATATATTCAAAAGATCTATTAGAAAAAAAGAAAGAATTTAAAGCTATAATAGCTAATAGTGGTAATGCAATATGTTTAATAAAAGATGGTTTTGAAACTGTCAATAGGATTATAGAAAAAGCTTCTGAACTATTTAATTTGAATAAAGAAGATATTTTAATAGCTTCAACAGGAGTTATTGGAAGAAAATTAGATTTTGGCATGTTAGAGGAGAGAATGATTAAAGTTAAAGAACTTTTAGAGAATGGAAATTCTATTGTAAATGCAGCTAAGGGTATAATGACTACTGATAAATTTCCCAAATATGTAGCTGTTAAGATTGGTGATGTTAGAGTATGTGGTATAGCTAAAGGGGCAGGAATGATTAATCCAAACATGGCTACTATGTTGTGCTTTATACTAACTGATATAAAAATTGATAAAGAAGATTTAGACAAATTATTGAAAGATATTGTAGATAAAACTTTTAACAACATTTCTGTGGATGGAGATACCTCAACAAATGATACTGTCTTTATTTTAGCTAATGGTGAAAGTGGAGTAGATTATAAAAATTGTAAAGAAGATTTTTATAAAGCTTTATTATTTGTTTGTAGGGAATTAGCTAAGATGATTGTAAAAGATGGTGAAGGAGCTACAAAGTTCTTAGAATTAACAATAAAAAATGCTAAAAGTAGAGAAGATGCAAAAAAAGCTGGAAAAGCAATAATAAATTCTTTATTGGTAAAAACTGCTCTTTTTGGAGGAGATCCAAACTGGGGTAGGATAATAGCAGCATTAGGTTATAGTGGAGCTGAATTTAAGGATGTTGATCTAATTTTAAGTAATGGTAATGAAGAGATATATTTAATGAGAAATGGGATTGGTGAAGATAGTGGAGATATATTAAAAAAAGCTGAAAATATAATGAAAGGGAAGGAAATAAAAATTATTGTAGATCTAAAGGTTGGAGATGTTGATGAAACATTTTATGGATGTGACTTAAGCTATGAGTATGTTAAGATAAATGCTGAATATACAACTTAA
- a CDS encoding YraN family protein, which translates to MRRGKKKEGMAVNYLKNKGYEILGRNVIKRLNQHKKAEYDIIAKRGRYCYAVEVKSGKQVLTSSDIEKLHKKANKIKAKGLLITGRYVKLTDKAKKELKKRKIRWIII; encoded by the coding sequence ATGAGAAGAGGCAAGAAAAAAGAAGGTATGGCAGTAAATTATTTGAAAAATAAAGGGTATGAGATATTAGGTAGGAATGTTATTAAAAGATTAAATCAGCATAAGAAAGCTGAATATGATATTATAGCAAAAAGGGGTAGATATTGTTATGCTGTTGAGGTTAAAAGTGGAAAACAGGTTTTAACATCATCTGACATTGAAAAACTTCATAAAAAAGCCAATAAAATAAAAGCAAAAGGATTACTGATAACAGGTAGATATGTTAAATTAACAGATAAAGCTAAAAAAGAGTTAAAAAAGAGAAAAATAAGGTGGATAATTATTTAG
- the cgi121 gene encoding KEOPS complex subunit Cgi121, which produces MIIRGIRGAKIKEDIFNIKGFQILDADKIATKKHILHAINQAKTKKMITKDFWMEILVRASGQRQISEAIKIMGAKDGNVCLVCEDEEIFNKIYNIIGGEIDDSVLDLNEKKEKIIRNIFKIRGFGNLVERVLEKIALIELKGSK; this is translated from the coding sequence ATGATAATTAGAGGGATTAGGGGAGCTAAAATAAAAGAGGATATTTTTAATATAAAAGGGTTTCAAATATTAGATGCTGATAAAATAGCTACTAAAAAACATATTTTACATGCTATAAATCAAGCTAAAACAAAAAAAATGATAACAAAAGATTTTTGGATGGAAATTCTTGTTAGGGCTTCTGGGCAGAGACAAATAAGTGAAGCAATAAAAATCATGGGGGCTAAGGATGGAAATGTCTGTTTAGTTTGTGAAGATGAAGAAATATTTAATAAAATTTATAATATTATTGGTGGAGAAATTGATGATAGTGTCTTAGATTTGAATGAAAAGAAAGAAAAGATTATTAGAAATATTTTCAAAATTAGAGGGTTTGGAAATTTAGTTGAAAGAGTTTTGGAAAAAATAGCATTAATAGAATTGAAAGGATCTAAATAA
- a CDS encoding helix-turn-helix domain-containing protein translates to MKASERLLLKIEDSEKFVKEFKRILLELGLTLKEFAEISEIPYSTLYKIIKGKDFRVSTLVKIIKTIRQFEDKEDIDVIAVVAARPALNKITTKEIELDGKKYLIKEYPANSLEECIISAIRAEKDGVKGIICAPIVSSTIEKVVDIPVAVVIPDKNAFIEALKIITKKI, encoded by the coding sequence ATGAAAGCTTCTGAAAGATTATTATTAAAGATTGAAGATAGTGAAAAGTTTGTTAAAGAATTTAAAAGAATATTATTAGAATTAGGATTAACTCTAAAGGAATTTGCAGAAATCTCAGAAATTCCTTATAGTACTCTTTATAAAATTATTAAAGGGAAAGATTTCAGGGTTTCTACATTAGTTAAAATAATAAAAACAATAAGACAATTTGAAGATAAAGAAGATATTGATGTCATAGCTGTAGTAGCGGCAAGACCAGCATTAAATAAGATAACTACAAAAGAGATTGAACTTGATGGAAAGAAATATTTAATAAAGGAGTATCCTGCTAACTCATTAGAAGAGTGTATAATTTCTGCAATTAGAGCAGAAAAGGATGGAGTTAAAGGAATAATCTGTGCCCCAATTGTGAGTTCAACAATAGAAAAAGTTGTTGATATTCCTGTTGCTGTTGTTATTCCTGATAAAAATGCATTCATAGAGGCATTAAAAATAATTACTAAAAAAATTTAA
- the ftsZ gene encoding cell division protein FtsZ: MRLVKDALSRSDPKVLRDDFGEARIIVVGCGGAGNNTINRLMEIGIQGAETIAINTDKQHLEVINAHKKILIGSALTRGLGAGGYPEVGRKAAEMAKNHIEELLKGADLVFVTAGMGGGTGTGSAPVVAEIAKEQGAIVVGVVTYPFRIERARLRKADEGIERLSEVCDTVIIIDNNKLLELVPNLPINDAFKVADEIIAQAVKGITETIAVPSLINIDFADVKAVMSGGGVAMIGVGEVDNSERGDRVQNVVRETLSCPLLDVDYKGAKGALIHITGGPDLTIKEANDIGEGLTRELDPDANVIWGARIEPDMEGCIRVMAIITGVKSPNIKGSREKSKRIIPKTVSSNSNKEIRRCNIDFIV; encoded by the coding sequence ATGAGATTAGTAAAAGATGCATTATCAAGAAGTGATCCCAAAGTATTGAGAGATGATTTTGGAGAAGCTAGAATTATTGTTGTTGGATGTGGAGGAGCAGGAAATAACACAATAAATAGATTAATGGAAATAGGTATCCAAGGAGCTGAAACTATAGCTATAAATACAGATAAGCAGCATTTAGAAGTAATAAATGCTCATAAGAAGATATTGATTGGTTCTGCATTAACAAGAGGTTTAGGTGCTGGGGGTTATCCAGAAGTTGGAAGAAAAGCAGCTGAAATGGCAAAAAATCATATAGAGGAGCTTTTAAAAGGAGCAGATTTGGTTTTTGTAACAGCAGGGATGGGTGGAGGAACAGGGACTGGATCAGCTCCAGTTGTTGCAGAAATTGCTAAAGAGCAGGGGGCTATAGTTGTTGGGGTTGTAACATATCCATTTAGGATAGAGAGAGCTAGATTAAGAAAGGCTGATGAAGGTATAGAAAGGTTATCAGAAGTTTGTGACACAGTTATAATAATAGATAATAATAAACTTTTAGAGCTTGTCCCAAATCTACCAATAAATGATGCTTTTAAAGTTGCTGATGAAATAATAGCACAAGCTGTTAAAGGAATAACAGAAACTATTGCAGTTCCATCATTAATAAATATAGATTTTGCTGATGTAAAGGCTGTTATGTCTGGCGGAGGAGTAGCAATGATTGGTGTGGGAGAAGTGGATAATTCAGAGAGAGGAGATAGAGTACAAAATGTAGTTAGAGAGACATTAAGTTGTCCACTTTTAGATGTTGATTATAAAGGTGCTAAAGGAGCTTTAATTCATATAACAGGAGGGCCTGATCTAACTATTAAAGAAGCAAATGATATTGGAGAAGGTTTAACAAGAGAGTTAGACCCTGATGCAAATGTCATTTGGGGAGCAAGAATAGAGCCTGATATGGAGGGTTGTATAAGGGTTATGGCTATTATTACAGGTGTTAAATCTCCAAATATAAAAGGTAGTAGAGAAAAAAGTAAAAGAATAATTCCAAAAACTGTTAGTAGTAACAGCAATAAAGAAATTAGAAGATGCAATATTGATTTTATAGTTTAA
- a CDS encoding dihydroorotate dehydrogenase electron transfer subunit produces the protein MYEVCKIINIIDETPTVKTFVLDKSFKFKPGQFAMIWLPEVNEKPFSFASENSFTIAKVGPFTDKMHKLKIGDKIAVRGPYGSYFKQYGEKILAVAGGVGAVPIVTAVEAFNAEITTILGARNKDELLFIDRFKKHSKLLICTDDGSLGFKGYTTDLMEKVLKEESFDSIIACGPEVMLKKVVKIAYEHNIPVQVSMERYMKCGIGVCGHCCLDNGLCVCKDGPVFTGEQLRKIIIYK, from the coding sequence ATGTATGAGGTATGTAAAATTATAAATATAATAGATGAAACTCCTACAGTAAAAACTTTTGTATTAGATAAGAGCTTCAAATTTAAACCAGGACAGTTTGCTATGATTTGGTTACCTGAAGTTAATGAAAAGCCTTTTTCTTTTGCTTCAGAAAATAGCTTCACAATAGCTAAAGTAGGGCCTTTTACAGATAAAATGCATAAGTTAAAAATAGGAGATAAAATAGCTGTTAGGGGTCCATATGGAAGTTATTTTAAACAGTATGGGGAGAAAATTTTGGCAGTTGCTGGAGGAGTAGGTGCAGTTCCAATAGTAACAGCAGTTGAGGCTTTTAATGCTGAAATAACAACTATTTTAGGAGCAAGAAATAAAGATGAGTTATTATTTATAGATAGATTTAAAAAGCATAGTAAATTATTAATTTGCACAGATGATGGTTCTTTAGGATTTAAAGGATATACAACAGATCTTATGGAAAAGGTTTTAAAAGAAGAAAGTTTTGACTCCATAATAGCTTGTGGACCTGAAGTAATGTTAAAAAAAGTTGTTAAAATAGCTTATGAACATAACATACCAGTTCAAGTTTCAATGGAAAGATATATGAAGTGTGGGATAGGAGTTTGTGGACACTGTTGTTTAGATAATGGATTATGTGTATGTAAAGATGGACCTGTGTTTACTGGAGAACAGTTAAGGAAAATTATTATATATAAGTAA
- a CDS encoding RlmF-related methyltransferase, protein MLGLKIEEALKYNENLKKYVFEDKGKLKINFKDKKALMEYNRTVIKVLFGLDIEFHEKGLIPPVMSRYLFVKKSFETLERLGIKEAEVLEIGTGHSAIIAMLIKKLYNANVYATEVDKEFLEYARKNILKNNLKIELIDSKGKILKGIDEIKNKRFDLIISYPPYYSSNSKPSGRKFGGALAKEVELIGGGRFGEKFSFRLIEESYNFLKDKGVLSIMLPKKPDKRREIIIEKMNEYYEVEVDKIKLGNRERYVIKGIKDV, encoded by the coding sequence ATGTTGGGGTTAAAAATAGAGGAGGCATTAAAGTATAATGAGAATTTAAAAAAATATGTTTTTGAAGATAAAGGAAAATTGAAAATTAATTTTAAAGATAAAAAAGCATTAATGGAATATAACAGAACAGTAATTAAAGTCCTTTTTGGTTTAGATATTGAGTTCCATGAGAAAGGATTAATACCTCCAGTAATGAGCAGATACTTATTTGTTAAAAAATCATTTGAAACTTTAGAGAGATTAGGAATTAAAGAGGCAGAGGTATTAGAGATAGGAACTGGACATTCTGCTATAATTGCTATGCTAATAAAAAAATTATATAATGCTAATGTTTATGCTACTGAAGTTGATAAAGAGTTTTTAGAATATGCTAGAAAAAATATCTTAAAAAATAACTTAAAAATAGAGTTAATAGATTCTAAAGGTAAAATTTTAAAAGGAATAGATGAAATTAAAAATAAGAGATTTGATCTAATTATAAGTTATCCTCCATACTACTCTTCAAATTCAAAACCAAGTGGAAGAAAATTTGGGGGAGCTTTGGCAAAGGAAGTTGAATTAATAGGTGGAGGAAGGTTTGGAGAAAAATTTTCATTTAGATTAATAGAAGAAAGTTATAATTTTTTGAAAGATAAAGGGGTATTGTCAATAATGCTTCCAAAAAAACCAGATAAGAGAAGGGAGATAATAATAGAGAAGATGAATGAATATTATGAAGTTGAAGTTGATAAAATAAAGTTGGGTAATAGGGAGAGATATGTAATAAAGGGGATAAAAGATGTATGA